From a region of the Alkalicoccobacillus plakortidis genome:
- a CDS encoding MFS transporter — MYMQGALAFTAIATGLVMLPGGLINGAMSPIMGRLFDKFGPRPILIPGTILLAITVFTYRFSTPGVPIWVIILQHSFLMISIAMIMMPSQTNGLNQLPTKLYPHGTAIASTLMQVSGAIGAALFIAILENGQQNYLADINNPTDLDIADALTVGSQLSFSTGFYFACAAVVLALLVRRSKQEKLK, encoded by the coding sequence ATGTATATGCAAGGAGCTCTAGCATTTACTGCGATTGCCACTGGTTTGGTTATGCTACCTGGAGGATTAATAAACGGAGCCATGTCTCCAATTATGGGACGGCTTTTTGATAAATTTGGGCCACGTCCAATCCTTATTCCAGGAACCATTCTTCTTGCAATAACTGTATTCACATACCGTTTCTCAACACCAGGTGTACCAATCTGGGTCATCATTTTGCAACATTCATTTCTAATGATTTCTATTGCAATGATTATGATGCCATCCCAAACAAACGGGTTAAATCAATTACCTACTAAGCTCTATCCACACGGGACGGCGATTGCAAGTACATTGATGCAGGTATCAGGTGCAATCGGTGCTGCCTTATTTATTGCAATATTGGAGAATGGACAACAAAATTATTTAGCTGATATTAATAACCCAACAGACCTTGATATAGCTGACGCATTGACGGTTGGATCTCAGCTAAGCTTTTCTACTGGTTTTTACTTTGCCTGTGCTGCTGTTGTTTTAGCACTTTTGGTTCGTCGAAGCAAACAAGAAAAGCTCAAGTAA
- a CDS encoding Rrf2 family transcriptional regulator yields MKISSRFSVAVHIGTLLAFNNSSRITSDWIAGSVNTNPVVIRRILSQLKKADIVDVKSGAWGATLKKAPEDIRLLDFYQAVQSVPDDGLFHIHENPNPDCHVGANIQGILDLLLTKAQSAMENVLAEMTLQDVLTSFPEKIK; encoded by the coding sequence ATGAAAATTAGTTCAAGATTTTCTGTTGCCGTTCATATTGGTACACTACTAGCATTCAACAACTCTTCTAGGATTACTTCAGATTGGATTGCAGGTAGTGTGAATACCAATCCAGTTGTGATTCGACGTATTCTCTCACAACTTAAAAAAGCTGATATAGTAGATGTGAAAAGTGGCGCTTGGGGAGCAACCTTAAAGAAAGCACCTGAGGATATTCGTTTGCTTGATTTTTATCAAGCCGTACAATCTGTTCCTGATGATGGATTATTTCATATCCATGAAAATCCAAATCCAGATTGTCACGTTGGGGCAAATATTCAAGGGATTCTTGATTTGCTGCTCACTAAAGCTCAATCAGCCATGGAGAATGTATTAGCCGAAATGACGTTGCAGGATGTATTGACGAGTTTTCCGGAAAAAATCAAATGA
- a CDS encoding magnesium transporter: protein MLLGLLTGGVIQHFEQTLESVVILATFIPMIMGSAGNIGTQSLAVVVRGLTLGSIDRGSVFHLLKKQLGTGILTGLLCGLVIALIITVSPFLQGNWLLGVIVGISICLSLSITCLVGAATPLIINKCKLDPAIASGPFVTAIGDIVSLFIYFHIATSLLAYL, encoded by the coding sequence ATGCTTTTAGGTTTGTTAACGGGTGGAGTCATTCAACATTTTGAACAAACATTAGAATCTGTTGTCATTCTTGCAACCTTTATTCCAATGATTATGGGGTCAGCAGGTAATATTGGCACACAGTCCTTAGCTGTAGTGGTTAGAGGACTAACACTTGGATCAATTGATAGGGGAAGTGTCTTTCATTTATTAAAAAAACAACTCGGTACTGGCATACTTACAGGTCTACTTTGCGGTCTCGTGATTGCGCTAATTATTACAGTTTCACCTTTTTTACAGGGGAATTGGTTGCTCGGCGTTATTGTAGGCATATCTATATGTTTGTCCTTGTCTATTACTTGTCTAGTCGGAGCTGCCACGCCATTAATCATTAACAAGTGTAAGCTAGACCCCGCAATAGCATCAGGTCCCTTTGTAACTGCGATTGGCGACATCGTAAGTTTGTTTATTTATTTTCACATTGCAACGTCCCTATTAGCATATTTGTAG
- a CDS encoding CBS domain-containing protein, whose product MNELNKDQTAGSLMTDEYLSIPSSFTVGDVISLLKKKRPDAETIYYLYVTDDQQKLAGVLSLRQLIISDAHIVVTEMMSPSIHFVRSGEDQEIVAELIKRHDLLALPVINDQAQLIGIITVDDVIDVMEEETTEDIGELAAVRGATDLTLSPFMAAKKEHHG is encoded by the coding sequence ATGAATGAATTAAATAAGGATCAAACAGCAGGCTCTTTGATGACAGATGAATATCTCTCCATCCCATCCTCATTCACAGTAGGAGACGTAATTAGTTTGTTAAAAAAGAAAAGACCTGATGCTGAAACGATTTACTATTTGTATGTGACAGATGACCAGCAAAAGCTCGCAGGTGTATTGTCGTTAAGGCAGCTCATTATTTCAGATGCTCATATTGTCGTTACAGAAATGATGAGTCCCTCAATCCATTTCGTTCGGAGTGGCGAGGATCAAGAAATTGTTGCAGAACTCATTAAGAGGCATGATTTATTAGCCTTACCTGTCATCAATGATCAAGCTCAGTTAATCGGAATTATTACAGTTGATGATGTCATAGATGTTATGGAAGAGGAAACAACGGAAGATATTGGAGAACTAGCAGCTGTGAGGGGAGCGACGGACCTAACACTTTCCCCATTTATGGCTGCAAAAAAAGAGCACCATGGTTAA
- a CDS encoding STAS domain-containing protein — MQGSRENFQSIKDAILTRKEDLINMPPAHSIVSDNTLTMQLSPWRKKLIEVYANSMTTGPKISESDIEEWGTEVSGLLVNLQFPLDVGLNEISYYRNSIGEIVRDEAIRQELTLTEFYSIISEFDTVVDHAIQIVSRSYMEEFHRTIETAKYAIDELSVPVVQLTKDTGVIPIIGEIDTNRARYLMLNALDQGAEMGLDRLILDLSGVSVVDTMVAGQIFKVMDSLRLIGIDCVLSGVRPEVAQTMVNLGIKVEGKVYSSLRKAIEDKAIVAK; from the coding sequence ATGCAGGGATCCAGAGAAAATTTTCAATCGATTAAAGATGCAATCTTAACGAGAAAAGAAGATTTGATTAATATGCCTCCTGCTCACTCTATTGTTAGTGACAATACCCTAACGATGCAGTTATCTCCATGGAGAAAGAAATTAATTGAAGTGTACGCAAATTCAATGACAACTGGTCCCAAGATATCTGAGAGTGATATTGAAGAGTGGGGCACAGAAGTTTCAGGATTATTGGTAAATTTACAGTTTCCATTAGATGTTGGGTTAAACGAGATCTCTTATTATCGTAACAGTATAGGTGAAATTGTTAGAGACGAAGCAATTCGTCAAGAGCTAACACTAACAGAGTTTTATTCAATTATCTCTGAATTTGATACTGTGGTAGATCATGCGATTCAAATTGTTAGTCGTTCTTATATGGAAGAATTTCATCGAACAATTGAGACAGCAAAGTATGCCATTGATGAGTTATCGGTCCCAGTAGTGCAGTTAACAAAGGATACTGGTGTGATTCCAATTATAGGAGAAATCGATACAAATCGAGCTCGATATCTTATGTTAAATGCGCTTGATCAAGGTGCAGAAATGGGACTAGATCGACTTATTTTAGATCTATCAGGTGTCAGCGTGGTGGACACAATGGTTGCTGGTCAAATTTTCAAAGTCATGGATTCGCTACGCCTTATTGGAATCGATTGTGTTCTTAGTGGTGTCCGACCAGAAGTGGCTCAAACGATGGTGAACTTAGGCATTAAGGTTGAAGGTAAGGTCTATTCAAGCTTACGTAAAGCGATTGAAGATAAGGCAATTGTTGCGAAATAA
- a CDS encoding GNAT family N-acetyltransferase: MDIVEIHELERHEVKDFFKTHWGSDEMVISSGIFTCSELDGFLTRDRSGDINGLITYVIRQETCEMISLDSVMEGKGIGSALLHAVENRARNQGCSIIKLVTTNDNMRALSFYQKREYRLSRIIKDAVTEARKQKPEIPLIGYHGIPLFDEIELVKELGGNETK; encoded by the coding sequence TTGGATATTGTTGAGATACATGAGCTAGAAAGACATGAAGTTAAAGATTTTTTCAAAACACATTGGGGTTCAGATGAGATGGTTATATCAAGTGGAATCTTTACCTGCAGTGAACTAGATGGTTTTCTCACTCGAGACCGATCAGGCGATATAAATGGTTTAATTACATATGTAATAAGGCAAGAGACATGTGAAATGATTTCTTTAGATAGTGTGATGGAGGGAAAAGGCATAGGCTCAGCACTTCTTCATGCTGTGGAGAATAGAGCACGAAACCAAGGTTGCTCGATTATCAAGTTAGTTACAACAAATGATAATATGAGAGCGTTGAGTTTTTATCAGAAGCGAGAGTATCGCCTTTCACGAATTATAAAAGATGCAGTGACAGAAGCAAGAAAACAAAAGCCAGAAATCCCATTGATCGGGTACCATGGGATTCCATTATTTGATGAGATTGAGCTAGTTAAGGAGCTTGGTGGCAATGAAACAAAATAA
- a CDS encoding TetR/AcrR family transcriptional regulator yields the protein MNDSVHHHDEENKRGRPMDLTRNQVIIDKTLELLAEVGFDSLTIEAIAHQAKVGKATIYRRWSSKEELVIDAVSSTSPFESFMDRIDFDKNIREQLIDLLCFCFREEHEVHQQAMTAIGSALPHNKELEQGLHNNFYQKLRAAILTVLEPFLKEDHALEPDELDLLVDIGPSFNHLSYVFNA from the coding sequence TTGAATGATAGCGTTCATCACCATGATGAAGAGAACAAACGGGGAAGACCAATGGATCTAACTCGTAATCAGGTCATCATAGACAAAACCCTAGAGCTCCTGGCAGAAGTAGGCTTTGACTCACTTACAATTGAGGCCATTGCTCATCAAGCAAAGGTAGGAAAAGCAACGATTTATCGTAGATGGTCGTCAAAAGAAGAGCTCGTCATTGATGCAGTCTCATCTACTAGTCCGTTTGAGTCGTTTATGGATAGAATAGATTTTGATAAAAATATACGGGAGCAGTTAATTGATTTGCTTTGTTTTTGTTTCCGGGAAGAACACGAAGTCCACCAGCAGGCAATGACAGCAATTGGTTCAGCACTGCCGCATAATAAGGAGCTAGAGCAAGGGCTTCATAATAACTTTTACCAAAAGCTTCGAGCTGCTATTTTAACGGTTCTAGAACCATTTCTAAAGGAAGATCACGCGCTTGAACCAGATGAATTAGATTTGCTAGTCGATATTGGACCAAGCTTTAATCATCTATCGTATGTATTTAATGCGTAA
- a CDS encoding NAD(P)-dependent oxidoreductase, with product MKVAVIGATGKAGNLIVEELKERGHEVTAIIRNAKKLNITGVHVLEKDAFELDATDIKPFEAVVNALGFPPDQSDKHVTFGRHLIDLFSEVKSTRLLVVGGAGSLYVDKEHTTQLIDTPEFPDAYKPIAAGQGTNLADLREVSAFDWTFVSPAADFRADGSRTGTYTKGAEEFFFNKAGNSYISYADYAVAMADEVENASVLKGRFAVVGEES from the coding sequence ATGAAAGTAGCAGTAATTGGAGCAACAGGTAAAGCAGGAAATCTTATTGTAGAGGAATTAAAAGAACGTGGTCACGAGGTAACGGCAATTATTCGTAATGCAAAAAAACTTAATATAACAGGTGTACATGTACTTGAAAAGGATGCATTTGAACTAGATGCTACTGATATAAAACCATTTGAAGCAGTTGTAAATGCGTTAGGGTTCCCACCTGATCAATCTGATAAGCATGTAACATTCGGACGTCATCTCATTGATCTTTTTAGTGAAGTGAAAAGCACACGTTTGTTAGTTGTGGGTGGGGCTGGTAGTTTGTATGTTGACAAAGAGCACACCACACAATTAATTGACACACCTGAATTTCCAGATGCTTATAAACCAATTGCAGCAGGTCAAGGGACTAACTTAGCTGATCTGAGAGAAGTTTCAGCATTCGATTGGACATTTGTGAGTCCGGCAGCTGATTTTCGTGCGGATGGTTCTCGTACAGGTACTTATACAAAAGGCGCAGAGGAATTCTTCTTTAATAAAGCTGGTAACAGCTACATTAGTTATGCAGATTATGCCGTTGCGATGGCTGATGAAGTTGAGAATGCATCTGTGCTTAAAGGTCGTTTTGCTGTAGTCGGAGAAGAATCATAA
- a CDS encoding class I SAM-dependent methyltransferase produces the protein MKQNKYDELDFFNAYAQMSRSIHGLKAAWEWHVLKELMPNLKDKRVLDLGCGYGWHCGYAESNGAASVIGVDLSKKMLEKAQELHGSKNISFLNKSIEEVTFPQSSFDVVISSLALHYVKDYREVVHNVYDLLAEGGTFLFSVEHPIFTSRPEQDWYVNEKEEILHWPIDSYQEEDRRETSFLTNDVVKYHRTISTYINELISAGFIIQAVEEPKPTEEALKESVEMRDELRRPMFLMVLVRKA, from the coding sequence ATGAAACAAAATAAATATGATGAACTAGATTTTTTTAACGCGTACGCACAGATGTCTCGTTCTATTCATGGATTGAAGGCAGCTTGGGAGTGGCATGTGTTAAAGGAATTAATGCCGAACCTGAAGGACAAACGAGTTTTAGATTTGGGCTGTGGCTATGGCTGGCACTGCGGGTATGCTGAGTCAAATGGAGCAGCTTCAGTAATCGGCGTAGATTTATCAAAAAAAATGCTGGAGAAAGCGCAGGAATTACACGGGTCAAAAAACATATCATTTCTGAATAAGTCCATAGAGGAAGTTACTTTTCCACAGAGTTCATTTGATGTTGTGATAAGTTCATTGGCTCTGCATTATGTGAAGGATTATCGTGAAGTGGTCCATAATGTGTATGATCTGTTGGCGGAAGGTGGAACCTTTTTATTTTCCGTTGAACATCCAATCTTTACATCGCGTCCGGAACAAGACTGGTATGTGAATGAAAAAGAAGAGATTCTACATTGGCCAATCGATTCTTATCAAGAAGAAGATAGAAGAGAGACAAGTTTTTTAACCAACGATGTCGTAAAATATCACCGAACCATCTCAACATATATAAATGAATTGATTAGTGCTGGTTTTATCATTCAGGCAGTGGAGGAACCAAAACCAACTGAAGAAGCACTTAAGGAATCGGTGGAAATGAGAGATGAGCTGAGAAGGCCGATGTTTTTGATGGTGTTGGTTCGTAAGGCGTAG
- a CDS encoding cupin domain-containing protein, translated as MAIGQLEKLYLLKLVENQETYTNFIVSEMNDHVLRIAVMNGEFHWHKHDDCDEMFYVLEGELFIDLEENETVSLKVGDMFTVPAGVMHRTRSNQRTVNLCFEKKENDING; from the coding sequence ATGGCTATAGGACAGTTAGAGAAATTATATCTTCTAAAATTAGTTGAAAATCAAGAAACATACACAAACTTTATAGTAAGCGAGATGAATGATCACGTTTTAAGAATTGCGGTAATGAATGGCGAGTTTCATTGGCATAAGCATGATGATTGTGATGAAATGTTCTATGTTTTAGAGGGTGAATTATTTATCGATCTTGAAGAAAACGAAACAGTGTCTCTTAAAGTAGGGGATATGTTCACGGTTCCAGCAGGTGTTATGCATCGAACGAGATCTAATCAACGAACAGTCAATCTTTGTTTTGAGAAAAAAGAAAATGATATAAATGGATAA
- a CDS encoding MFS transporter — protein sequence MDVGHTEQINVKKEIPKIKVVPLLAVLLSGAFVAILNETILNVALNAIMSEFNVAYSTVQWLVTGYMLIIGTLIPISAYFMQRFTTRQLFITAMSLFTLGTLVAGISPIFSVLLIGRLIQAIATAIMIPLLTNVILSVIPIERRGAAMGMVGLVIMFAPAIGPTVSGLIVENLSWRLLFYFVIPISIFSLLFGIKILKNVTEVSRPKLDVLSFILSTLGFGGIVYGFSAAWKGDASFADPVVFSCLIVGFVSLALFSLETTDVRKTDARYTRIQVPYVFSWFTSHYACHDDDVCHDACITDVYARSSSIYCDCHWFGYATWRINKRSHVSNYGTAF from the coding sequence GTGGACGTTGGACATACAGAACAAATAAATGTAAAAAAAGAAATACCAAAGATCAAAGTGGTACCGCTACTTGCTGTATTACTGTCTGGTGCATTTGTGGCTATTTTAAATGAAACGATTCTAAATGTAGCTTTAAATGCAATTATGAGTGAGTTTAATGTTGCGTACAGTACCGTTCAATGGTTAGTAACGGGCTACATGCTTATTATTGGGACATTAATCCCAATCTCTGCTTATTTTATGCAACGATTTACGACTCGTCAGTTATTTATTACGGCGATGTCTTTATTTACTCTAGGTACACTAGTAGCAGGAATCAGCCCTATTTTCTCCGTATTATTGATTGGTCGATTAATACAGGCGATTGCAACGGCCATTATGATTCCACTTTTGACAAACGTTATCTTATCAGTTATTCCAATTGAGCGTCGCGGTGCGGCCATGGGAATGGTTGGCCTTGTGATCATGTTTGCTCCTGCAATTGGCCCAACTGTATCGGGGTTAATTGTTGAAAATCTATCATGGCGCTTGTTGTTCTACTTTGTCATTCCAATCTCCATCTTTTCATTATTATTTGGAATCAAAATCTTAAAAAATGTTACGGAAGTTTCTAGACCTAAACTTGACGTGCTTTCTTTTATTCTATCAACACTTGGATTTGGAGGTATTGTCTATGGATTCAGCGCAGCTTGGAAGGGCGATGCCAGCTTTGCAGATCCCGTTGTTTTCTCTTGTTTAATTGTTGGATTTGTTTCGCTCGCATTATTTAGCTTGGAGACAACTGACGTTAGAAAAACCGATGCTCGATATACGCGTATTCAAGTACCCTATGTTTTTAGTTGGTTTACTTCTCATTATGCTTGTCATGATGACGATGTTTGCCATGATGCTTGTATTACCGATGTATATGCAAGGAGCTCTAGCATTTACTGCGATTGCCACTGGTTTGGTTATGCTACCTGGAGGATTAATAAACGGAGCCATGTCTCCAATTATGGGACGGCTTTTTGA
- a CDS encoding DNA-binding protein, whose translation MMHEFFWLAVGMVGAAYFIGDGLKNFNNPNAKSLLSRFTEDDEWGPPKLIKENQVHDYIGISKEDAKALVKDYPSVPHIKVNGQVYFPVKKLKAWADGLSNEQ comes from the coding sequence ATGATGCATGAATTTTTTTGGCTAGCAGTTGGAATGGTTGGGGCTGCTTATTTTATAGGAGATGGATTAAAAAATTTTAACAATCCAAACGCTAAATCTCTTCTCAGTCGTTTTACAGAGGATGATGAGTGGGGACCACCGAAGCTAATAAAAGAAAATCAAGTTCACGATTACATAGGTATTTCAAAAGAAGATGCAAAGGCTCTTGTGAAAGACTATCCTTCTGTTCCTCATATTAAAGTTAATGGACAAGTGTACTTCCCTGTAAAGAAGCTTAAAGCTTGGGCTGATGGGCTTTCTAACGAACAATAA